In Acidobacteriota bacterium, a single genomic region encodes these proteins:
- a CDS encoding DNA primase, with amino-acid sequence MRISSQFVQQLKHTLNIVEVAGNFLKLTRKGKNYFALCPFHTEKTPSFSINEQLQSYHCFGCGKGGDVIQLVMELENLTYSEAIHFLADLAHLRVPALDPAEEKRYRDREHLQTVMAEASKFYQRCLKDPEGAGARDYLDGRQIAPGTIQRFMLGFAPGDGQRLVSYLRGLGIREPLAQHAGLVRVSEVTQRSYDLFRSRLIVPIQDMHGRVIAFGGRILGEGEPKYLNSPETPLYQKGYHLFGLGHALKAIRQADLAILVEGYFDMIVPFQAGVENVVASLGTGLTPAQVKLLGRFTRNIVICFDPDTAGANAAFRSVELFLENEFDCRVATLPGGHDPDTFVLKHGADSFREAVKQSLPFLDFQLHHKLQAAGADLSVERKVKILESMFPFLARIQQEPIRSNYLTGWADRLGIHRDALFNQYNAFARSRKVDKSVVAQYSQSPLTAAETELINFMLHFPEMAPKIFSGVAVTFEGLATSNILTCIAQQVQEGGAFRLAEIENMLTESDRTLLHQVMSRATTVVTETEAVNCLLSLRQRSLEQELERLTAECQQAEQSGDMDRCRGILERRKRIIMQLNK; translated from the coding sequence ATGCGCATTTCATCCCAGTTCGTCCAGCAGTTGAAGCATACCCTCAACATCGTCGAGGTGGCGGGGAATTTCCTGAAATTGACCCGCAAAGGCAAGAATTACTTCGCTCTCTGCCCCTTCCACACCGAGAAAACACCCAGTTTTTCCATCAACGAACAACTCCAGAGCTACCACTGCTTCGGCTGCGGCAAAGGCGGCGACGTGATCCAACTGGTGATGGAACTGGAAAACCTCACCTACTCCGAGGCCATCCATTTTCTGGCGGACCTGGCCCATCTCCGGGTGCCGGCGCTGGACCCGGCCGAGGAGAAGCGATACCGCGACCGGGAGCACCTGCAGACGGTGATGGCCGAGGCGTCCAAGTTTTACCAGCGCTGTCTGAAGGACCCGGAGGGCGCCGGCGCGCGCGATTATCTCGATGGGCGCCAGATCGCACCCGGCACGATCCAGCGGTTCATGCTCGGGTTCGCGCCTGGCGACGGCCAGCGGCTGGTGAGTTACCTGCGCGGCCTGGGCATCCGGGAGCCGCTGGCCCAGCATGCCGGGCTGGTCCGTGTTTCCGAGGTCACGCAGCGCAGCTATGACCTGTTCCGCAGCCGGCTCATCGTCCCCATTCAGGACATGCACGGCCGCGTCATCGCCTTCGGCGGGCGGATTCTCGGCGAGGGCGAGCCCAAATACCTGAATTCTCCCGAAACCCCACTGTACCAGAAGGGCTACCATCTGTTCGGTCTGGGACACGCCCTGAAGGCGATCCGGCAGGCGGACCTGGCCATCCTAGTCGAGGGGTATTTTGACATGATCGTGCCCTTCCAGGCCGGGGTCGAGAACGTGGTCGCCTCGCTGGGCACCGGCCTGACCCCGGCCCAGGTGAAGCTGCTGGGTCGGTTCACCCGCAACATCGTGATCTGCTTCGATCCAGACACCGCCGGGGCCAATGCCGCCTTCCGTTCGGTGGAGCTGTTTCTGGAGAACGAGTTCGACTGCCGGGTCGCCACCCTGCCCGGCGGGCATGATCCCGACACGTTCGTGCTGAAACATGGGGCTGATTCGTTCCGGGAAGCGGTCAAGCAGTCACTTCCGTTTCTGGATTTCCAGCTCCATCACAAGCTGCAGGCTGCGGGTGCCGATCTGTCGGTGGAGCGGAAAGTGAAGATCCTGGAGAGCATGTTCCCCTTCCTGGCTCGAATCCAGCAGGAACCTATCCGCTCAAATTATCTGACCGGCTGGGCGGACCGCCTGGGCATCCATCGGGACGCGCTGTTCAACCAGTACAACGCCTTCGCCCGCTCGCGGAAAGTGGATAAATCCGTGGTGGCTCAATACAGCCAGTCTCCCCTGACTGCGGCCGAGACCGAGCTCATCAATTTTATGCTGCATTTTCCCGAGATGGCACCGAAGATTTTTTCTGGTGTTGCTGTAACTTTTGAAGGATTGGCGACATCTAACATTCTGACCTGTATTGCGCAGCAGGTGCAGGAGGGGGGGGCCTTCCGCTTGGCTGAAATCGAAAACATGCTCACCGAATCCGACCGCACCCTGTTGCATCAGGTGATGTCGCGCGCGACGACCGTGGTTACCGAAACCGAGGCTGTCAACTGTCTGCTGTCCCTGCGCCAGCGGTCCCTCGAACAGGAACTCGAGCGTCTGACCGCAGAGTGCCAGCAGGCGGAGCAGTCCGGCGATATGGACCGTTGCCGCGGCATCCTGGAGCGGCGGAAACGAATCATCATGCAACTCAATAAATGA
- the rpoD gene encoding RNA polymerase sigma factor RpoD translates to MTEEAHLSLEDKFDEVRQLISRGKEKGFLSYEEVNDLLPSELSSSEDLDDLFDLFGSNGIELIEGSKAYSDAMMADGKGYGGGDDAEGAAEAVEKTNDPVRMYLREMGTVPLLKREGEIEIAKQIERGQKMVLKALSRSSIVVHEMMALQEVLQGNPGKLKDIVNLNDDEYSDELLAEKYRETITRIEEVGELELKANKILAQLNKPGLTTRRERLLALKLARYKIPIARIIRELDFANIQKESFRTSVLSVKLQIDELEREIEVYKRRLNRTDKEHIKADLRRNIKRVQKKMRAIELKYNTGREDIKRTLDSIHQGEIMANDAKSRLVEANLRLVVSIAKKYTNRGLQFLDLIQEGNMGLMKAVDKFEYRRGYKFSTYATWWIRQAITRAIADQARTIRIPVHMIETINKLIRTSRTLVQEYGREPTCEEIAKKMGMPVQKVRKVLKIAQEPISLETPIGEEEDSHLGDFIEDNAVMSPSEAVINLNLKEQTMTVLRTLTPRESEVIKMRFGLGDGSEHTLEEVGKKFNVTRERIRQIEAKALRKLRHPSRSKKLRPFLNS, encoded by the coding sequence ATGACGGAGGAGGCGCACTTGTCTCTCGAGGATAAATTTGATGAAGTCCGGCAGCTGATCTCCCGCGGCAAGGAGAAGGGTTTTCTCAGCTACGAGGAGGTCAACGACCTGCTGCCAAGCGAACTCAGTTCATCCGAGGACCTGGACGACCTGTTCGATCTGTTCGGTTCCAACGGCATCGAGCTGATCGAAGGCAGCAAGGCCTATTCGGACGCCATGATGGCGGACGGGAAGGGATACGGCGGCGGCGACGACGCGGAAGGCGCCGCCGAAGCTGTTGAGAAGACCAACGATCCGGTCCGGATGTACCTGCGCGAGATGGGCACCGTCCCCCTGCTCAAGCGCGAAGGGGAGATCGAAATCGCCAAGCAGATCGAGCGAGGCCAGAAAATGGTGCTCAAGGCGCTGTCGCGCTCGTCCATCGTGGTGCACGAGATGATGGCTCTTCAGGAGGTCCTGCAGGGCAACCCGGGCAAGCTCAAGGATATCGTCAACCTCAATGACGACGAGTACTCGGACGAACTGCTGGCTGAAAAATACCGCGAGACTATCACCCGCATCGAGGAGGTGGGCGAACTCGAGCTGAAAGCCAACAAGATCCTGGCTCAGCTCAACAAACCGGGGCTCACCACCCGCCGCGAGCGCCTTCTGGCCCTGAAACTGGCCCGCTACAAGATCCCCATCGCCCGGATCATCCGCGAGCTCGACTTCGCCAACATACAGAAGGAGAGCTTCCGCACCAGCGTGCTCAGCGTCAAGCTGCAGATCGACGAACTGGAGCGGGAAATCGAGGTGTATAAGCGCCGGCTCAACCGGACGGACAAGGAGCACATCAAGGCCGACCTCCGCCGGAACATCAAACGCGTCCAGAAGAAGATGCGCGCCATCGAGCTGAAGTACAACACCGGCCGCGAGGATATCAAGCGGACCCTGGACAGCATCCATCAGGGCGAAATCATGGCCAACGACGCCAAGAGCCGCCTCGTGGAGGCCAATCTGCGCCTGGTGGTGTCCATCGCGAAGAAGTACACCAACCGCGGCCTCCAGTTCCTCGACCTGATCCAGGAAGGGAACATGGGGCTGATGAAGGCCGTGGACAAGTTTGAGTACCGGCGCGGGTACAAGTTCTCGACCTACGCCACGTGGTGGATCCGCCAGGCCATCACGCGCGCCATCGCCGACCAAGCCCGCACCATCCGTATCCCCGTCCACATGATCGAGACCATCAACAAGCTGATTCGCACCAGCCGGACGCTGGTGCAGGAATACGGGCGGGAGCCCACCTGCGAGGAGATCGCCAAGAAGATGGGCATGCCGGTGCAGAAGGTGCGCAAAGTTCTGAAAATCGCTCAGGAGCCCATTTCCCTCGAGACGCCCATCGGCGAGGAGGAGGATTCCCATCTGGGTGATTTCATCGAGGACAATGCCGTGATGAGTCCGTCCGAAGCGGTAATCAACCTGAACCTCAAGGAACAGACGATGACGGTGCTCCGCACGCTGACTCCGCGCGAATCCGAGGTCATCAAAATGCGCTTCGGCCTTGGGGACGGCAGCGAACACACGTTGGAGGAAGTCGGCAAGAAGTTCAATGTCACTCGTGAGCGCATCCGGCAGATCGAAGCCAAGGCGCTGCGAAAGCTCCGCCATCCGTCGCGGAGCAAGAAACTGCGACCGTTCCTCAACTCCTGA